In bacterium, a genomic segment contains:
- a CDS encoding deoxyribodipyrimidine photo-lyase, whose amino-acid sequence MDNRHSLVWFRRDLRFTNNTALSSALTQSDQVSCVFVFDEDMLKSLPPHDRRVSFIWESLEDMNRQLAQKKAGPVHIFFGKPDQVIPRILSNSTIDALYVNHDYEPEAIDRDKKIHSICKDSGINFHSSKDQVIFEKSEIIKNDGTPYKVFTAYKNKWLDELQNLPPDYFRPSAVTWEKIKPLSHSLEAVTTLSQIGFKQVKNIIPGGESVGKNHWGTFFKTQIKDYFENRNLPGIDKTSHLSPYLRFGNLSIRDVVGKLKDDDSKGAQSFLSELIWREFFMMILFHFPHVVSQPFNSAYDGMHWQNRRDWFGAWCDGKTGFPIVDAGMRQLNETGFMHNRLRMITASFLVKHLHIDWRWGEKYFAQRLLDFELSSNNGNWQWAAGTGVDAAPYFRIFNPLTQSRKFDAQGSYIKRWLPELDEYDDKIIHEPFAYRQKTVLNNYTEPIIDLAIERKICLEMYNYLSDRKK is encoded by the coding sequence ATGGATAACAGACATTCCTTAGTTTGGTTTCGGCGTGATCTCAGATTCACAAACAATACCGCTTTATCGAGCGCATTGACGCAGAGCGATCAGGTATCTTGTGTTTTTGTATTCGATGAGGATATGCTGAAATCACTTCCGCCACACGACCGGAGAGTGTCGTTCATCTGGGAATCTCTTGAGGACATGAATCGTCAACTCGCGCAAAAAAAAGCAGGACCGGTTCACATATTCTTTGGTAAACCTGACCAAGTAATTCCACGCATTCTTTCAAATTCCACGATCGACGCCCTATATGTTAATCACGACTATGAACCTGAAGCAATAGATCGTGACAAAAAAATTCATAGTATTTGCAAAGACAGTGGAATTAATTTCCATTCTTCAAAAGATCAGGTCATATTTGAGAAATCGGAAATAATCAAGAATGACGGGACACCCTATAAGGTTTTCACGGCTTACAAGAACAAATGGCTTGATGAATTGCAGAACTTACCTCCGGATTACTTCCGACCATCGGCAGTAACATGGGAAAAAATCAAGCCCCTCTCACATTCACTTGAAGCGGTCACGACGTTATCGCAAATCGGTTTTAAACAGGTCAAAAACATAATTCCAGGAGGCGAAAGCGTCGGTAAGAACCATTGGGGAACATTTTTCAAGACGCAAATTAAAGACTACTTTGAGAATCGCAACTTGCCTGGAATTGATAAAACTTCACATCTTTCGCCCTATTTGCGTTTTGGAAACCTGTCCATACGAGACGTGGTCGGCAAATTGAAGGACGATGATTCTAAAGGAGCTCAATCTTTCTTGTCAGAACTCATTTGGCGGGAATTTTTCATGATGATTCTTTTTCATTTCCCGCATGTGGTGTCTCAACCTTTTAATAGCGCCTACGACGGTATGCATTGGCAAAACAGAAGAGACTGGTTTGGCGCTTGGTGCGATGGTAAAACAGGGTTTCCCATTGTCGATGCGGGTATGCGTCAGTTAAATGAAACGGGCTTCATGCACAACCGACTGCGTATGATTACCGCGTCGTTCCTCGTCAAACATCTGCATATAGACTGGCGGTGGGGAGAAAAATATTTTGCCCAACGGCTTTTGGATTTTGAATTATCAAGCAATAACGGAAACTGGCAGTGGGCTGCAGGAACAGGGGTTGACGCGGCGCCGTATTTTAGGATATTTAATCCGTTGACCCAAAGCAGGAAATTTGACGCGCAGGGTTCTTATATCAAACGCTGGCTCCCTGAATTGGATGAGTACGACGATAAAATAATTCACGAGCCCTTCGCGTATCGCCAAAAAACGGTATTGAATAATTACACCGAGCCGATCATCGACCTCGCAATAGAAAGAAAAATATGCCTGGAAATGTATAATTATCTTTCCGATCGTAAAAAGTAA